Proteins from a genomic interval of Nematostella vectensis chromosome 12, jaNemVect1.1, whole genome shotgun sequence:
- the LOC5497577 gene encoding probable cytokinin riboside 5'-monophosphate phosphoribohydrolase LOG4 isoform X8 — MPLQAVTVFCGSSLGNKPQYEEAARGPSLLESIGKTVIVQDMHTRKQNMLEKADALIALPGGYGTAEELMEMITWRQLKLHNKPIGVVNTCDYYKGIIDWVSHAKHDGFIGAHDNHLVNNGSLFIVSDDSEDLLQRLTKESDEIKQSEQSE; from the exons ATGCCATTACAGGCAGTCACAGTCTTTTGTGGCTCTAGCCTGGGAAACAAACCACAGTATGAAGAAGCCGCAAGAG GTCCATCTTTATTGGAGTCGATTGGGAAAACAGTAATTGTCCAAGACATGCATACAAGGAAACAAAACATGTTAGAGAAG GCCGACGCCTTGATAGCCCTGCCCGGAGGTTATGGAACTGCTGAGGAGCTGATGGAAATGATAACTTG GAGGCAGTTGAAACTTCATAACAAGCCCATAGGAGTTGTAAATACCTGTGACTATTACAAGGGCATCATTGATTGG GTTAGCCACGCCAAACATGACGGGTTTATAGGAGCACACGACAATCATTTAGTTAACAATGGGAGCCTTTTCATTGTATCAGATGACTCTGAGGATTTGCTACAGAGATTGACAAAGGAATCTGACGAAATCAAGCAAAGCGAACAGAGCGAATAG
- the LOC5497577 gene encoding probable cytokinin riboside 5'-monophosphate phosphoribohydrolase LOG4 isoform X2, which produces MPLQAVTVFCGSSLGNNPKYEEAARALGKSLAEKGIELIYGGGNTGLMGVVSKTVHDNGGKVTGFLPEFFITKSPSLLESIGKTVIVQDMHTRKQNMLDKADALIALPGGYGTAEELMEMITWRQLKLHNKPIGVVNTCDYYKGIIDWVSHAKHSGFIGAHDNNFANNGSLFMVSEDCDDLLQRLAEESDKILQS; this is translated from the exons ATGCCATTACAGGCAGTCACAGTATTTTGTGGTTCTAGCCTGGGAAATAACCCAAAGTACGAAGAAGCCGCAAGAG CCCTTGGAAAAAGCCTGGCAGAGAAGGGTATTGAGCTTATCTACGGAGGTGGTAATACAGGCCTGATGGGAGTAGTCTCTAAGACAGTCCATGACAATGGCGGCAAAGTCACGGGGTTCCTTCCAGAGTTTTTCATCACAAAAA GTCCATCTTTATTGGAGTCCATTGGGAAAACAGTCATTGTCCAAGACATGCATACAAGGAAACAAAACATGTTAGACAAG GCCGATGCCTTGATAGCCCTGCCCGGAGGTTATGGAACCGCTGAGGAGCTGATGGAAATGATAACTTG GAGGCAGTTGAAACTTCATAACAAGCCCATAGGAGTTGTAAATACCTGTGACTATTACAAGGGCATCATTGATTGG GTTAGCCATGCCAAACATAGTGGGTTTATTGGAGCACATGACAATAATTTTGCTAACAATGGAAGTCTTTTCATGGTATCAGAGGACTGTGATGATTTGCTTCAGAGGTTGGCAGAGGAATCTGACAAAATACTGCAAAGCTAA
- the LOC5497577 gene encoding probable cytokinin riboside 5'-monophosphate phosphoribohydrolase LOG4 isoform X3, which yields MPLQAVTVFCGSSLGNKPQYEEAARALGKSLAEKGIELIYGGGNLGLMGVVSKTVHDNGGKVTGFLPEFFVTKSPSLLESIGKTVIVQDMHTRKQNMLDKADALIALPGGYGTAEELMEMITWRQLKLHNKPIGVVNTCDYYKGIIDWVSHAKHSGFIGAHDNNFANNGSLFMVSEDCDDLLQRLAEESDKILQS from the exons ATGCCATTACAGGCAGTCACAGTCTTTTGTGGCTCTAGCCTGGGAAACAAACCACAGTATGAAGAAGCCGCAAGAG CCCTTGGAAAAAGCCTGGCAGAGAAGGGTATTGAGCTGATCTACGGTGGTGGTAATTTAGGCCTTATGGGAGTAGTCTCCAAGACGGTCCATGACAATGGCGGCAAAGTCACGGGGTTCCTTCCAGAGTTTTTCGTCACAAAAA GTCCATCTTTATTGGAGTCCATTGGGAAAACAGTCATTGTCCAAGACATGCATACAAGGAAACAAAACATGTTAGACAAG GCCGATGCCTTGATAGCCCTGCCCGGAGGTTATGGAACCGCTGAGGAGCTGATGGAAATGATAACTTG GAGGCAGTTGAAACTTCATAACAAGCCCATAGGAGTTGTAAATACCTGTGACTATTACAAGGGCATCATTGATTGG GTTAGCCATGCCAAACATAGTGGGTTTATTGGAGCACATGACAATAATTTTGCTAACAATGGAAGTCTTTTCATGGTATCAGAGGACTGTGATGATTTGCTTCAGAGGTTGGCAGAGGAATCTGACAAAATACTGCAAAGCTAA
- the LOC5497577 gene encoding probable cytokinin riboside 5'-monophosphate phosphoribohydrolase LOG4 isoform X7 produces the protein MPLQAVTVFCGSSLGNKPQYEEAARALGKSLAEKGIELIYGGGPSLLESIGKTVIVQDMHTRKQNMLEKADALIALPGGYGTAEELMEMITWRQLKLHNKPIGVVNTCDYYKGIIDWVSHAKHSGFIGAHDNNFANNGSLFMVSEDCDDLLQRLAEESDKILQS, from the exons ATGCCATTACAGGCAGTCACAGTCTTTTGTGGCTCTAGCCTGGGAAACAAACCACAGTATGAAGAAGCCGCAAGAG CCCTTGGAAAAAGCCTGGCAGAGAAGGGTATTGAGCTGATCTACGGTGGTG GTCCATCTTTATTGGAGTCGATTGGGAAAACAGTAATTGTCCAAGACATGCATACAAGGAAACAAAACATGTTAGAGAAG GCCGATGCCTTGATAGCCCTGCCCGGAGGTTATGGAACCGCTGAGGAGCTGATGGAAATGATAACTTG GAGGCAGTTGAAACTTCATAACAAGCCCATAGGAGTTGTAAATACCTGTGACTATTACAAGGGCATCATTGATTGG GTTAGCCATGCCAAACATAGTGGGTTTATTGGAGCACATGACAATAATTTTGCTAACAATGGAAGTCTTTTCATGGTATCAGAGGACTGTGATGATTTGCTTCAGAGGTTGGCAGAGGAATCTGACAAAATACTGCAAAGCTAA
- the LOC5497577 gene encoding probable cytokinin riboside 5'-monophosphate phosphoribohydrolase LOG4 isoform X1, giving the protein MPLQAVTVFCGSSLGNKPQYEEAARALGKSLAEKGIELIYGGGNLGLMGVVSKTVHDNGGKVTGFLPEFFVTKSPSLLESIGKTVIVQDMHTRKQNMLEKADALIALPGGYGTAEELMEMITWRQLKLHNKPIGVVNTCDYYKGIIDWVSHAKHDGFIGAHDNHLVNNGSLFIVSDDSEDLLQRLTKESDEIKQSEQSE; this is encoded by the exons ATGCCATTACAGGCAGTCACAGTCTTTTGTGGCTCTAGCCTGGGAAACAAACCACAGTATGAAGAAGCCGCAAGAG CCCTTGGAAAAAGCCTGGCAGAGAAGGGTATTGAGCTGATCTACGGTGGTGGTAATTTAGGCCTTATGGGAGTAGTCTCCAAGACGGTCCATGACAATGGCGGCAAAGTCACGGGGTTCCTTCCAGAGTTTTTCGTCACAAAAA GTCCATCTTTATTGGAGTCGATTGGGAAAACAGTAATTGTCCAAGACATGCATACAAGGAAACAAAACATGTTAGAGAAG GCCGACGCCTTGATAGCCCTGCCCGGAGGTTATGGAACTGCTGAGGAGCTGATGGAAATGATAACTTG GAGGCAGTTGAAACTTCATAACAAGCCCATAGGAGTTGTAAATACCTGTGACTATTACAAGGGCATCATTGATTGG GTTAGCCACGCCAAACATGACGGGTTTATAGGAGCACACGACAATCATTTAGTTAACAATGGGAGCCTTTTCATTGTATCAGATGACTCTGAGGATTTGCTACAGAGATTGACAAAGGAATCTGACGAAATCAAGCAAAGCGAACAGAGCGAATAG
- the LOC5497577 gene encoding probable cytokinin riboside 5'-monophosphate phosphoribohydrolase LOG4 isoform X6: MPLQAVTVFCGSSLGNKPQYEEAARALGKSLAEKGIELIYGGGPSLLESIGKTVIVQDMHTRKQNMLEKADALIALPGGYGTAEELMEMITWRQLKLHNKPIGVVNTCDYYKGIIDWVSHAKHDGFIGAHDNHLVNNGSLFIVSDDSEDLLQRLTKESDEIKQSEQSE, from the exons ATGCCATTACAGGCAGTCACAGTCTTTTGTGGCTCTAGCCTGGGAAACAAACCACAGTATGAAGAAGCCGCAAGAG CCCTTGGAAAAAGCCTGGCAGAGAAGGGTATTGAGCTGATCTACGGTGGTG GTCCATCTTTATTGGAGTCGATTGGGAAAACAGTAATTGTCCAAGACATGCATACAAGGAAACAAAACATGTTAGAGAAG GCCGACGCCTTGATAGCCCTGCCCGGAGGTTATGGAACTGCTGAGGAGCTGATGGAAATGATAACTTG GAGGCAGTTGAAACTTCATAACAAGCCCATAGGAGTTGTAAATACCTGTGACTATTACAAGGGCATCATTGATTGG GTTAGCCACGCCAAACATGACGGGTTTATAGGAGCACACGACAATCATTTAGTTAACAATGGGAGCCTTTTCATTGTATCAGATGACTCTGAGGATTTGCTACAGAGATTGACAAAGGAATCTGACGAAATCAAGCAAAGCGAACAGAGCGAATAG
- the LOC125557102 gene encoding uncharacterized protein LOC125557102: MSIMNERLYNYLTEKGILKTEQCGFRKEQGPIDSIFALKSLIDKHVKAKPKKTNNFLFACYVDFSKAFDCVPRAKLFEKLKAVGVTGRFLDIIQSMYSNDKSSVKIGSSITESFRCYAGVKQGCMISPTLFNFYLSDLPEKLNEKYRNDIDLNGVPLSCILYADDLVILSKSAKGLQEYLNSLEEYCKASELSINLDKTKVMIFNNTGKTMNNYRIFYGTKFLKWLLGVNRYCSSNACRAELGRFPLRTKAKCRAIKLWLKLSNNNGNNEKLSRKAFATISNYENKNFWHRKIKQILDLAGRSDIWLTDTNTPEATYSFLQQRLYDIEQQTWLSSIQNDNRKDQEQKNKLRTLRKFKLSHNLEDYLTDVKNIDHRIALTKFRLSNHKLAIETGRYEKPYKKPNERKCLVCQTGKVEDEEHFLLECPAYKDDRDNLLDFLKTHAGINVRTMPTKKITSSELWD; the protein is encoded by the exons ATGTCAATCATGAACGAAAGATTATACAATTACCTAACGGAGAAGGGCATTTTGAAAACAGAACAATGTGGTTTTAGGAAAGAGCAAGGACCAATAGACAGCATTTTCGCTCTAAAGTCACTAATTGACAAGCATGTCAAAGCGAAacccaaaaaaacaaacaatttccTGTTTGCGTGCTACGTGGACTTTAGTAAAGCATTCGACTGCGTCCCTAGGGCgaaactatttgaaaaactgAAAGCAGTAGGTGTTACGGGGCGTTTCCTCGACATAATCCAATCAATGTACTCAAATGACAAGTCTTCCGTAAAAATTGGAAGCTCCATAACTGAATCATTTCGATGCTACGCAGGCGTGAAACAAGGCTGTATGATTTCGCCAACattgtttaatttttacttgagCGACCTCCCAGAaaaactaaatgaaaaataccGAAATGATATTGACCTAAACGGTGTGCCATTAAGTTGCATTCTCTATGCCGACGACTTAGTTATCCTATCAAAATCAGCAAAGGGCCTGCAAGAATATCTGAACAGCCTCGAAGAATATTGCAAAGCATCCGAACTATCCATCAATCTAGATAAAACAAAAgtgatgatttttaataacACCGGGAAAACTATGAATAATTACAGAATCTTTTACGGA ACCAAGTTTCTAAAATGGCTTCTCGGCGTAAACCGATACTGTAGCTCGAACGCATGTAGGGCTGAATTAGGACGATTCCCTCTCAGAACAAAAGCAAAGTGTAGAGCGATCAAACTTTGGCTTAAACTTTCAAACAACAATGGGAATAACGAAAAACTCTCCCGCAAAGCATTCGCTACCATATCTAATTATGAAAACAAGAACTTTTGGCatagaaaaattaaacaaatactAGACCTTGCGGGTAGGAGCGATATTTGGCTGACTGACACAAACACTCCTGAAGCAACTTACAGTTTTCTTCAACAAAGGCTTTATGACATTGAACAACAGACATGGCTTAGCTCTATTCAAAATGACAACAGAAAAGACCaagaacaaaagaacaaattGCGTACGCTCAGAAAGTTTAAACTGTCCCACAATTTAGAAGATTATCTAACGGACGTAAAAAATATTGACCATAGGATTGCCCTTACTAAATTCAGGCTAAGCAATCATAAGCTAGCAATTGAAACTGGAAGGTATGAAAAGCCATATAAAAAACCTAACGAAAGAAAATGCTTAGTATGCCAGACAGGTAAAGTGGAGGATGAAGAGCATTTTCTGTTAGAATGTCCGGCCTATAAAGATGATCGGGATAATTTACTGGATTTCCTTAAAACGCATGCAGGTATCAATGTTAGAACCAtgccaacaaagaaaataacttCGTCAGAATTATGGGATTGA
- the LOC5497577 gene encoding probable cytokinin riboside 5'-monophosphate phosphoribohydrolase LOG4 isoform X5 — MPLQAVTVFCGSSLGNKPQYEEAARALGKSLAEKGIELIYGGGNLGLMGVVSKTVHDNGGKVTGFLPEFFVTKSPSLLESIGKTVIVQDMHTRKQNMLEKADALIALPGGYGTAEELMEMITWRQLKLHNKPIGVVNTCDYYKGIIDWVSHAKHSGFIGAHDNNFANNGSLFMVSEDCDDLLQRLAEESDKILQS, encoded by the exons ATGCCATTACAGGCAGTCACAGTCTTTTGTGGCTCTAGCCTGGGAAACAAACCACAGTATGAAGAAGCCGCAAGAG CCCTTGGAAAAAGCCTGGCAGAGAAGGGTATTGAGCTGATCTACGGTGGTGGTAATTTAGGCCTTATGGGAGTAGTCTCCAAGACGGTCCATGACAATGGCGGCAAAGTCACGGGGTTCCTTCCAGAGTTTTTCGTCACAAAAA GTCCATCTTTATTGGAGTCGATTGGGAAAACAGTAATTGTCCAAGACATGCATACAAGGAAACAAAACATGTTAGAGAAG GCCGATGCCTTGATAGCCCTGCCCGGAGGTTATGGAACCGCTGAGGAGCTGATGGAAATGATAACTTG GAGGCAGTTGAAACTTCATAACAAGCCCATAGGAGTTGTAAATACCTGTGACTATTACAAGGGCATCATTGATTGG GTTAGCCATGCCAAACATAGTGGGTTTATTGGAGCACATGACAATAATTTTGCTAACAATGGAAGTCTTTTCATGGTATCAGAGGACTGTGATGATTTGCTTCAGAGGTTGGCAGAGGAATCTGACAAAATACTGCAAAGCTAA
- the LOC5497577 gene encoding probable cytokinin riboside 5'-monophosphate phosphoribohydrolase LOG4 isoform X4, whose product MPLQAVTVFCGSSLGNKPQYEEAARALGKSLAEKGIELIYGGGNLGLMGVVSKTVHDNGGKVTGFLPEFFVTKSPSLLESIGKTVIVQDMHTRKQNMLEKADALIALPGGYGTAEELMEMITWRQLKLHNKPIGVVNTCDYYKGIIDWVSHAKHSGFIGAHDNNFANNGSLFMVSEDCDDLLQRLAEESDKILQS is encoded by the exons ATGCCATTACAGGCAGTCACAGTCTTTTGTGGCTCTAGCCTGGGAAACAAACCACAGTATGAAGAAGCCGCAAGAG CCCTTGGAAAAAGCCTGGCAGAGAAGGGTATTGAGCTGATCTACGGTGGTGGTAATTTAGGCCTTATGGGAGTAGTCTCCAAGACGGTCCATGACAATGGCGGCAAAGTCACGGGGTTCCTTCCAGAGTTTTTCGTCACAAAAA GTCCATCTTTATTGGAGTCGATTGGGAAAACAGTAATTGTCCAAGACATGCATACAAGGAAACAAAACATGTTAGAGAAG GCCGACGCCTTGATAGCCCTGCCCGGAGGTTATGGAACTGCTGAGGAGCTGATGGAAATGATAACTTG GAGGCAGTTGAAACTTCATAACAAGCCCATAGGAGTTGTAAATACCTGTGACTATTACAAGGGCATCATTGATTGG GTTAGCCATGCCAAACATAGTGGGTTTATTGGAGCACATGACAATAATTTTGCTAACAATGGAAGTCTTTTCATGGTATCAGAGGACTGTGATGATTTGCTTCAGAGGTTGGCAGAGGAATCTGACAAAATACTGCAAAGCTAA